In Numida meleagris isolate 19003 breed g44 Domestic line chromosome 3, NumMel1.0, whole genome shotgun sequence, the following are encoded in one genomic region:
- the BTBD3 gene encoding BTB/POZ domain-containing protein 3 isoform X2 gives MVDEKGKNMKCLTFFLMLPETVKNRSKKSSKKGNSNSSSSKLPPVCYEIITLKTKKKKKMAADIFPRKKPANTNTTAVQQYHQQNLNNNNTIPAPNWQGLYPTIRERNAVMFNNDLMADVHFVVGPPGGTQRLPGHKYVLAVGSSVFHAMFYGELAEDKDEIRIPDVEPAAFLAMLKYIYCDEIDLAADTVLATLYAAKKYIVPHLARACVNFLETSLSAKNACVLLSQSCLFEEPDLTQRCWEVIDAQAELALKSEGFCDIDFQTLESILRRETLNAKEIVVFEAALNWAEVECQRQELTATIENKRKVLGKALYLIRIPTMALDDFANGAAQSGILTLNETNDIFLWYTAAKKPELQFVSKPRKGLVPQRCHRFQSCAYRSNQWRYRGRCDSIQFAVDKRVFIAGFGLYGSSCGSAEYSAKIELKRQGVILGQNLSKYFSDGSSNTFPVWFEYPVQIEPDTFYTASVILDDVHNPDLLKFKQNGPWKTHRKRF, from the exons ATGGtagatgagaaaggaaagaacatgAAATGTCTCACCTTTTTCTTGATGCTTCCAGAGACGGTCAAGAACAGGTCCAAGAAGAGCTCTAAGAAGggaaacagcaacagcagcagcagcaaattgCCTCCAGTTTGCTATGAAATCATTACCTTGAAGaccaaaaagaagaagaagatggcTGCTGATATTTTTCCCCGAAAGAAACCAGCCAACACTAATACAACTGCTGTCCAGCAGTACCACCAGCAAAATCTCAATAACAACAACACTATTCCAGCGCCGAACTGGCAAGGACTTTATCCGACCATCAGAGAGAG AAATGCAGTGATGTTCAACAACGACTTGATGGCAGATGTTCATTTTGTGGTCGGGCCACCAGGTGGGACCCAGCGGCTGCCAGGACATAAA TATGTCCTGGCTGTTGGGAGCTCTGTATTCCATGCGATGTTCTACGGAGAACTTGCTGAGGACAAAGATGAAATCCGTATACCAGATGTTGAGCCTGCTGCTTTTCTCGCAATGCTGAA atacATATATTGTGATGAAATTGATTTGGCTGCAGATACTGTCCTGGCCACTCTTTATGCTGCCAAGAAGTACATCGTCCCTCATCTTGCCCGTGCCTGCGTCAACTTCCTAGAAACAAGTCTAAGTGCGAAGAACGCATGTGTGCTGCTTTCCCAAAGCTGCTTATTCGAGGAACCTGACCTGACCCAGCGCTGTTGGGAAGTGATTGATGCCCAAGCCGAGCTAGCTTTGAAGTCCGAGGGCTTCTGTGACATTGATTTTCAGACACTTGAAAGCATTCTCCGAAGGGAGACTCTGAATGCCAAAGAAATTGTTGTTTTCGAAGCAGCTCTGAATTGGGCCGAAGTGGAGTGTCAGCGACAGGAGCTAACTGCCACCATAGAGAATAAGCGCAAAGTCCTCGGAAAGGCTCTGTACTTGATACGTATCCCTACCATGGCACTCGACGACTTTGCAAACGGCGCTGCGCAGTCTGGGATTCTGACTCTCAACGAAACCAATGATATCTTCCTTTGGTATACGGCTGCCAAAAAGCCGGAGTTACAGTTTGTAAGCAAGCCCCGGAAAGGCCTTGTTCCTCAGCGGTGCCACCGTTTCCAGTCCTGTGCTTACCGCAGCAACCAGTGGCGTTACAGGGGCCGGTGCGACAGCATCCAGTTTGCTGTTGATAAGAGAGTGTTTATAGCTGGCTTTGGGCTATACGGCTCCAGCTGCGGATCAGCAGAATACAGTGCCAAGATTGAACTCAAACGACAAGGAGTTATCCTAGGCCAGAACTTGAGTAAATATTTCTCGGATGGTTCTAGTAACACTTTCCCCGTGTGGTTTGAATATCCGGTACAGATTGAGCCTGACACCTTCTACACAGCTAGCGTGATTCTGGATG atgtaCATAATCCAGACTTACTGAAATTTAAACAGAATGGTCCATGGAAAACTCacagaaagagattttaa
- the BTBD3 gene encoding BTB/POZ domain-containing protein 3 isoform X3: MAADIFPRKKPANTNTTAVQQYHQQNLNNNNTIPAPNWQGLYPTIRERNAVMFNNDLMADVHFVVGPPGGTQRLPGHKYVLAVGSSVFHAMFYGELAEDKDEIRIPDVEPAAFLAMLKYIYCDEIDLAADTVLATLYAAKKYIVPHLARACVNFLETSLSAKNACVLLSQSCLFEEPDLTQRCWEVIDAQAELALKSEGFCDIDFQTLESILRRETLNAKEIVVFEAALNWAEVECQRQELTATIENKRKVLGKALYLIRIPTMALDDFANGAAQSGILTLNETNDIFLWYTAAKKPELQFVSKPRKGLVPQRCHRFQSCAYRSNQWRYRGRCDSIQFAVDKRVFIAGFGLYGSSCGSAEYSAKIELKRQGVILGQNLSKYFSDGSSNTFPVWFEYPVQIEPDTFYTASVILDGNELSYFGQEGMTEVQCGKVTVQFQCSSDSTNGTGVQGGQIPELIFYA, from the exons atggcTGCTGATATTTTTCCCCGAAAGAAACCAGCCAACACTAATACAACTGCTGTCCAGCAGTACCACCAGCAAAATCTCAATAACAACAACACTATTCCAGCGCCGAACTGGCAAGGACTTTATCCGACCATCAGAGAGAG AAATGCAGTGATGTTCAACAACGACTTGATGGCAGATGTTCATTTTGTGGTCGGGCCACCAGGTGGGACCCAGCGGCTGCCAGGACATAAA TATGTCCTGGCTGTTGGGAGCTCTGTATTCCATGCGATGTTCTACGGAGAACTTGCTGAGGACAAAGATGAAATCCGTATACCAGATGTTGAGCCTGCTGCTTTTCTCGCAATGCTGAA atacATATATTGTGATGAAATTGATTTGGCTGCAGATACTGTCCTGGCCACTCTTTATGCTGCCAAGAAGTACATCGTCCCTCATCTTGCCCGTGCCTGCGTCAACTTCCTAGAAACAAGTCTAAGTGCGAAGAACGCATGTGTGCTGCTTTCCCAAAGCTGCTTATTCGAGGAACCTGACCTGACCCAGCGCTGTTGGGAAGTGATTGATGCCCAAGCCGAGCTAGCTTTGAAGTCCGAGGGCTTCTGTGACATTGATTTTCAGACACTTGAAAGCATTCTCCGAAGGGAGACTCTGAATGCCAAAGAAATTGTTGTTTTCGAAGCAGCTCTGAATTGGGCCGAAGTGGAGTGTCAGCGACAGGAGCTAACTGCCACCATAGAGAATAAGCGCAAAGTCCTCGGAAAGGCTCTGTACTTGATACGTATCCCTACCATGGCACTCGACGACTTTGCAAACGGCGCTGCGCAGTCTGGGATTCTGACTCTCAACGAAACCAATGATATCTTCCTTTGGTATACGGCTGCCAAAAAGCCGGAGTTACAGTTTGTAAGCAAGCCCCGGAAAGGCCTTGTTCCTCAGCGGTGCCACCGTTTCCAGTCCTGTGCTTACCGCAGCAACCAGTGGCGTTACAGGGGCCGGTGCGACAGCATCCAGTTTGCTGTTGATAAGAGAGTGTTTATAGCTGGCTTTGGGCTATACGGCTCCAGCTGCGGATCAGCAGAATACAGTGCCAAGATTGAACTCAAACGACAAGGAGTTATCCTAGGCCAGAACTTGAGTAAATATTTCTCGGATGGTTCTAGTAACACTTTCCCCGTGTGGTTTGAATATCCGGTACAGATTGAGCCTGACACCTTCTACACAGCTAGCGTGATTCTGGATGGTAATGAACTCAGCTATTTTGGACAGGAAGGAATGACAGAAGTTCAGTGTGGGAAAGTGACTGTTCAGTTTCAGTGCTCTTCGGACAGTACAAATGGCACAGGGGTACAGGGAGGGCAAATTCCTGAACTCATATTTTATGCTTGA
- the BTBD3 gene encoding BTB/POZ domain-containing protein 3 isoform X1, producing the protein MVDEKGKNMKCLTFFLMLPETVKNRSKKSSKKGNSNSSSSKLPPVCYEIITLKTKKKKKMAADIFPRKKPANTNTTAVQQYHQQNLNNNNTIPAPNWQGLYPTIRERNAVMFNNDLMADVHFVVGPPGGTQRLPGHKYVLAVGSSVFHAMFYGELAEDKDEIRIPDVEPAAFLAMLKYIYCDEIDLAADTVLATLYAAKKYIVPHLARACVNFLETSLSAKNACVLLSQSCLFEEPDLTQRCWEVIDAQAELALKSEGFCDIDFQTLESILRRETLNAKEIVVFEAALNWAEVECQRQELTATIENKRKVLGKALYLIRIPTMALDDFANGAAQSGILTLNETNDIFLWYTAAKKPELQFVSKPRKGLVPQRCHRFQSCAYRSNQWRYRGRCDSIQFAVDKRVFIAGFGLYGSSCGSAEYSAKIELKRQGVILGQNLSKYFSDGSSNTFPVWFEYPVQIEPDTFYTASVILDGNELSYFGQEGMTEVQCGKVTVQFQCSSDSTNGTGVQGGQIPELIFYA; encoded by the exons ATGGtagatgagaaaggaaagaacatgAAATGTCTCACCTTTTTCTTGATGCTTCCAGAGACGGTCAAGAACAGGTCCAAGAAGAGCTCTAAGAAGggaaacagcaacagcagcagcagcaaattgCCTCCAGTTTGCTATGAAATCATTACCTTGAAGaccaaaaagaagaagaagatggcTGCTGATATTTTTCCCCGAAAGAAACCAGCCAACACTAATACAACTGCTGTCCAGCAGTACCACCAGCAAAATCTCAATAACAACAACACTATTCCAGCGCCGAACTGGCAAGGACTTTATCCGACCATCAGAGAGAG AAATGCAGTGATGTTCAACAACGACTTGATGGCAGATGTTCATTTTGTGGTCGGGCCACCAGGTGGGACCCAGCGGCTGCCAGGACATAAA TATGTCCTGGCTGTTGGGAGCTCTGTATTCCATGCGATGTTCTACGGAGAACTTGCTGAGGACAAAGATGAAATCCGTATACCAGATGTTGAGCCTGCTGCTTTTCTCGCAATGCTGAA atacATATATTGTGATGAAATTGATTTGGCTGCAGATACTGTCCTGGCCACTCTTTATGCTGCCAAGAAGTACATCGTCCCTCATCTTGCCCGTGCCTGCGTCAACTTCCTAGAAACAAGTCTAAGTGCGAAGAACGCATGTGTGCTGCTTTCCCAAAGCTGCTTATTCGAGGAACCTGACCTGACCCAGCGCTGTTGGGAAGTGATTGATGCCCAAGCCGAGCTAGCTTTGAAGTCCGAGGGCTTCTGTGACATTGATTTTCAGACACTTGAAAGCATTCTCCGAAGGGAGACTCTGAATGCCAAAGAAATTGTTGTTTTCGAAGCAGCTCTGAATTGGGCCGAAGTGGAGTGTCAGCGACAGGAGCTAACTGCCACCATAGAGAATAAGCGCAAAGTCCTCGGAAAGGCTCTGTACTTGATACGTATCCCTACCATGGCACTCGACGACTTTGCAAACGGCGCTGCGCAGTCTGGGATTCTGACTCTCAACGAAACCAATGATATCTTCCTTTGGTATACGGCTGCCAAAAAGCCGGAGTTACAGTTTGTAAGCAAGCCCCGGAAAGGCCTTGTTCCTCAGCGGTGCCACCGTTTCCAGTCCTGTGCTTACCGCAGCAACCAGTGGCGTTACAGGGGCCGGTGCGACAGCATCCAGTTTGCTGTTGATAAGAGAGTGTTTATAGCTGGCTTTGGGCTATACGGCTCCAGCTGCGGATCAGCAGAATACAGTGCCAAGATTGAACTCAAACGACAAGGAGTTATCCTAGGCCAGAACTTGAGTAAATATTTCTCGGATGGTTCTAGTAACACTTTCCCCGTGTGGTTTGAATATCCGGTACAGATTGAGCCTGACACCTTCTACACAGCTAGCGTGATTCTGGATGGTAATGAACTCAGCTATTTTGGACAGGAAGGAATGACAGAAGTTCAGTGTGGGAAAGTGACTGTTCAGTTTCAGTGCTCTTCGGACAGTACAAATGGCACAGGGGTACAGGGAGGGCAAATTCCTGAACTCATATTTTATGCTTGA